One Astatotilapia calliptera chromosome 1, fAstCal1.2, whole genome shotgun sequence DNA segment encodes these proteins:
- the mesd gene encoding LRP chaperone MESD: protein MASGFLWRCAVLVLCTHMLCAVETETKAKAKKKKDIRDYNDADMARLLEQWEADDDIEEGDLPEHKRSPPPIDFSKVNPSKPEELLKMSKKGRTLMVFATVSGDPTEKETEEITGLWQGSLFNANFDIQRFVVGSNRVIFMLRDGSFAWEVKDFLVAQERCVDVTVEGQVFPGKAANKDDAKYKQQNEVDTKRKSKKKTESKKPDLEGNRANSLKQEL from the exons ATGGCGTCTGGCTTTCTGTGGAGATGCGCGGTGCTTGTGCTCTGCACACACATGCTTTGTGCTGTAGAGACCGAGACTAAAGCAAAGGCCAAGAAAAAGAAGGACATCCGAGACTACAATGATGCTGACATGGCACGGCTCCTGGAACAGTGGGAG GCAGACGATGACATCGAGGAAGGTGACCTTCCAGAGCACAAAAGGTCTCCTCCTCCCATCGACTTCTCTAAGGTGAACCCCTCCAAACCAGAGGAGCTGCTTAAGATGTCCAAAAAAGGTCGGACTCTGATGGTTTTTGCCACAGTTTCAGGAGATCCtacagagaaagagacagaggagaTCACAGGCCTGTGGCAGGGCAGCCTTTTCAATGCCAACTTTGATATTCAGAG GTTCGTGGTGGGTTCCAACAGGGTGATCTTCATGCTGCGAGATGGTAGTTTTGCCTGGGAGGTGAAAGACTTCCTTGTGGCTCAAGAGCGCTGCGTAGATGTTACTGTAGAGGGACAGGTGTTTCCAGGGAAGGCTGCCAACAAGGATGATGCcaaatacaagcagcagaatgaGGTCGACACTAAGAGAAAGAGCAAGAAGAAAACGGAGAGCAAGAAGCCTGATTTGGAGGGAAACCGTGCAAACTCTCTGAAACAGGAGCTCTGA
- the LOC113032627 gene encoding zinc finger protein 414, which produces MSADSVPAQTSEYANGGNKRIPCPLHACKRVYRDTSALESHIKDHDIPAQSLPGKVLLCSTVGCGGSFSNMQKLMEHMRHHHKPNIFFQCESCRTKLRSYRGLLTHLHTCSKVTRSKTKPVEQTPPQLAAVTNPKPTEQHLPRLESVSAPQQLPPQIPNPDGAIRPADPQAHSSAPPLLSSPILHLQETSPLQNINEARTLPKEKAPNMPPCLKMDGPKASADPPEFQVQHQPQTRSPEPIPPAPGSAPHSPPGSSAIWKKSPGLACSRRILWEHTRGRYTCVQCGHVVTNRKEMTLHISSKHGTIKAVEDTGSSATNT; this is translated from the exons ATGTCTGCAGACAGTGTCCCCGCACAGACGTCTGAATATGCAAACGGAG GAAACAAGAGGATACCGTGTCCGCTGCACGCCTGTAAGAGAGTGTACCGCGACACAAGTGCTCTGGAGAGCCACATCAAAGATCATGATATCCCGGCTCAGTCTCTACCTG GTAAAGTGCTGCTGTGCTCTACTGTCGGCTGCGGTGGTTCTTTCTCCAACATGCAGAAACTGATGGAGCACATGAGGCATCATCACAAACCCAACATTTTCTTCCA GTGTGAAAGCTGTCGCACTAAGTTGCGCTCATACCGTGGCCTGCTGACTCACCTGCACACCTGTTCTAAAGTCACACGGAGTAAAACGAAGCCTGTTGAACAGACACCCCCTCAGCTTGCTGCTGTTACCAACCCAAAACCCACAGAGCAGCACCTCCCACGGCTGGAGTCGGTGTCTGCACCCCAGCAACTGCCGCCTCAAATCCCAAACCCAGATGGAGCCATCCGCCCTGCTGATCCTCAGGCACACTCCTCAGCCCCACCTCTGCTCAGTTCCCCTATCTTGCATCTCCAAGAAACCTCCCCTCTTCAAAACATTAATGAAGCTCGTACTTTGCCTAAGGAAAAAGCCCCTAACATGCCCCCATGTCTAAAGATGGATGGTCCAAAAGCAAGCGCTGACCCTCCTGAGTTCCAGGTTCAGCACCAGCCACAGACCAGGTCACCTGAGCCCATCCCTCCTGCTCCAGGATCAGCACCTCATTCTCCTCCTGGGTCATCGGCTATCTGGAAGAAGAGTCCAG GTTTGGCCTGCAGCAGACGCATCCTTTGGGAGCACACCAGGGGGCGCTATACATGTGTACAGTGTGGCCATGTAGTAACCAACCGCAAGGAAATGACCCTGCACATCAGCAGTAAACACGGCACCATCAAAGCTGTAGAAGATACAGGGAGCTCTGCTACTAACACTTAG
- the plekho2 gene encoding pinin gives MEDGAKEDPALQKEPKFLSKAGWLKKGYGRLLASYKDRYIQVEKTEIVVYENEDLQNCLERLDLENYDKCHELKSPFTKKQRLILIRSAKSTNKVHDVKFQAQTVEDKEAWIKALSDGINRAKNKIFDEVKIDQSSNLEHVTRTRPKGNRNRRPPTRIHMKEVADVSSDGILRLDLDLEDAVMPNGAHYANVDGSETSKEKQLVSITEEEAQPDPDVSPQKKVIKPPMPPIKEAKPSIAHEDEPQKNDGSEKKVPMPPSKEAKPSTSPVEETTEEAKHEKISETSSDASKKAAPPPMPPSKPSSVSNVDALQSKPHSHPPMPPSKEKKPSHSGSETDQQVEGISNEDNEKEDESRKETIERAVETDEAVQLIAKETSPDVKDDKHESHCTEETVSSNTKMVSDCGEQIPTESLRKSPSSHPKFNKKPDECAEPDIQRIESTSAKSNPKEGPDNTASLNSVDSKDALAESEVLSLNDSTTETLTLSPLLYHLSGEKKKQDEKSVDSGQHSDDESEGSGSQDTLVAATAALRGSHSALDVVDASEDSIQVSVILRPAQVTTVPQVSSKNIKPIPPLKPSAKGRSASIGNLLSESDVCNQMKESSRGGAVSAGGSSDDVIKLETEVALEMEKTSKLLSKVSQDHGSEEEDVPGDLLAEAMEKLKKADHVLREVKKLKFATNGSKRKSW, from the exons ATGGAAGAT GGTGCAAAAGAGGACCCAGCCCTCCAGAAAGAGCCTAAGTTCCTGAGTAAGGCTGGCTGGTTGAAGAAGGGCTATGGCAGACTGCTGGCAAGCTATAAAGACCGCTACATCCAGGTGGAGAAGACAGAGATTGTGGTGTATGAAAATGAG GACCTACAGAACTGCTTGGAGAGGCTTGACCTGGAAAACTATGACAAATGTCATGAATTAAAGAGCCCCTTCACGAAGAAGCAAAGACTTATACTCATACGATCGGCAAAGTCCACAAATAAG GTCCATGATGTTAAATTCCAGGCTCAGACAGTGGAGGACAAGGAGGCTTGGATTAAAGCCCTCAGTGATGGCATTAATCGAGCAAAGAATAAAATTTTTGATGAG GTGAAGATTGATCAAAGCAGCAACTTAGAGCACGTTACTCGAACAAGACCCAAAGGGAACCGCAACCGGCGTCCACCGACCAGGATACACATGAAAGAG GTAGCTGATGTGTCATCTGATGGAATCCTGCGCTTGGATCTTGATCTTGAAGATGCCGTAATGCCTAATGGAGCACATTATGCCAATGTTGATGGCAGTGAGACCTCCAAAGAGAAACAGTTGGTGTCAATTACCGAGGAGGAAGCTCAGCCAGATCCAGACGTCAGTCCCCAAAAAAAGGTCATCAAACCTCCAATGCCGCCTATCAAGGAGGCTAAACCCAGCATAGCACATGAAGATGAACCTCAAAAGAATGATGGTTCAGAGAAAAAG GTACCAATGCCCCCATCGAAAGAAGCAAAACCCTCTACTTCACCTGTTGAAGAAACTACAGAAGAGGCAAAACATGAGAAGATTTCTGAAACAAGTTCTGATGCCAGTAAAAAGGCAGCTCCACCACCAATGCCTCCCAGTAAACCCAGCTCTGTGAGTAATGTTGATGCTTTACAGTCCAAGCCACACTCTCACCCTCCTATGCCTCCATCCAAGGAGAAGAAGCCCTCCCATTCTGGCTCTGAGACAGACCAGCAGGTTGAAGGGATTAGTAATGAGGATAATGAGAAGGAAGATGAAAGTAGGAAGGAGACTATAGAAAGAGCCGTGGAAACAGATGAGGCAGTGCAGCTGATTGCTAAAGAAACGTCACCTGATGTGAAAGATGATAAACACGAGAGTCACTGCACAGAAGAAACAGTTAGCAGCAACACAAAGATGGTATCTGACTGTGGGGAACAAATACCCACAGAGTCACTGAGAAAGAGTCCAAGTTCCCATCCAAAATTCAACAAAAAGCCTGATGAATGTGCCGAGCCTGACATACAGCGGATAGAGAGCACCTCGGCTAAGAGTAATCCTAAAGAGGGACCCGACAATACTGCCTCACTCAATTCTGTCGATTCAAAAGACGCACTGGCCGAGAGTGAAGTCCTCTCTTTGAATGACTCAACCACTGAGACCCTTACCCTGAGTCCACTGCTTTATCACTTGTccggggagaaaaaaaagcaagatgAGAAATCTGTAGACAGTGGTCAGCACTCAGATGATGAGAGTGAAGGCTCTGGAAGTCAAGACACATTGGTAGCTGCGACAGCTGCACTCAGGGGAAGCCATTCTGCTTTGGATGTGGTGGATGCTAGTGAGGACAGCATTCAGGTATCTGTTATTTTAAGACCAGCACAGGTCACAACAGTGCCTCAGGTTAGCTCTAAGAACATAAAACCCATCCCTCCTCTCAAGCCCTCAGCCAAGGGCAGGTCAGCCTCAATTGGAAATTTGCTGTCTGAATCTGATGTCTGTAATCAGATGAAAGAGTCTAGCAGAGGTGGAGCTGTGAGTGCTGGGGGTTctagtgatgatgtcattaaacTTGAGACTGAAGTGGCTCTAGAGATGGAAAAGACGAGCAAGCTCTTGAGCAAAGTGTCCCAGGACCATGGaagtgaagaggaggatgtaCCGGGGGatttgctggctgaggccatggAGAAGCTGAAGAAGGCAGACCACGTCCTCAGGGAGGTCAAGAAACTGAAATTTGCAACAAACGGAAGCAAAAGGAAGAGTTGGTGA